The Bacilli bacterium region TCAAGACTGGCTCCTGTTAGTTTATTAATCAGCCAGTTACAGAGTAAAATTGTAATAATAAGAATTAAGTTAATACCACTTGAGAAGGCATATAATCCCATCTCATCGTAATAATCGAGCATGGTAGTGACAATCATTCCCATCGGACCGAGCATCATAAATAACGTTAACTCACGCATGGCGGTGATAAATGGTAAGAGATAGCCACTGATAATGGATGTCTTTTGAATTGGAACGACAATCTTCAGCATTCGCTTCCACCAAGGAATGTTTTGAATAATTCCGGCTTCTTCAATTTCTCCACTAATCTGCATCATTGCATTAAGCGATGAACGGCTAGAGAAGGGTATATATTTTATTGTTCCAACAAGAATGAATAGCAAATAAGTTCCCCAAATTGAGAATTCCAGTCCGATAACAAAGTAGGCGGCACCGACAGCTAAAGAAGGAAGTAGATAGGGTAAAAAGGCGATGCCGTTCACATATCCCGCCCATTTACTCTTACGGCTCTTGCTGACGGCATAGCCGACCAAAAAACCGATGGTTCCAGCTAGAATGCTGGCCACAAACGCCACGCGCAAGGTTCCTAAAAATGAATTCCATATTTCCTTGTTGTAAAGAATACCCAAGTTACCGTAAAGTCCATTCTCGCCTCCCGCATTGGAAGTGGTCCACCACTTTAAAGTGAAACCACTATAATCGCCGGGGTTGGGGAGGAAGGTCTCCATCGTAAAGGATATGATCGGATATATACTCGTAAAGAAAGTAGCCACAATAAGCACCACACCGACGGCATACTTTCCGATTTTTCCGAGGTTAATCTTGCTCGCCTGACCCGACTTACCGGTAACGGTCGTATATTGTTTTCGACCGCTGGTTGAAGCCTGATTAACAAGAAGAATTCCGACGCCAATGAGCATCATAATTATGGCAATGATACTGCTTGCTCCTGGGCGGGAACCATTTATTTCCACGTAGCGAGTAGCCATCGTTGTAAAATTTAAGTAATGCGGAACCGGATAAGAGCCCATCGCACTGCTAAAGACGAGGAGGATGGTTGAAAGAATCGCCGGTTTAACCATCGGAAGAGTTACGCGCGTGAATATTTTCCAGCGCGGAGTATTCAAAATTGTAGCGGCTTCTTCTAAGTTCGCATCCATATTCTTAAAAATGCCCCCAATTAAGATGTAAGCGAACGGAGCATAGTGCAAACCTAAAACAATGGCACTTGGAAAAAGACCCGAACACCACCATAAAGGCAGACGAATATTGAAAAGAGCCGCGAGTAAGCCATCAGCACCGCCAGTTACGCTTGCGCTATTAAATAAATTGCGCCAGACCATCGCTAGGGTCCACTGCGGCATAATATATGGGAAAATAAAGATTGAACTTATATACTTCTTGTATTTTAAGTTTGTTCGGGTAATAAGATAGGCAACCAGTCCACCAAAAAGAAGCGCCGTAAAACAAGCGATAACGCTCATGGCTAACGTGTTCCCCAGTGGAACCCATAAATTCTTCTTCGCAAGAGGACCAGTAAATAAGTCAATAAAGTTCCATAACGTGTACCCATCAACTCTTCCCGTACTATCGGATTCAATTGTTCCCGTATGTATGACAAACGCATCCCGAACGATAGCAACGATCGGAACAATTGTAAATATTGATAATAAGATACCCAGAATTAGTAAAATTACGTTTTGAGGTTTCTTAAAAAAATTCATTATCTTCCGAAAACGGCGGAAAGCGGGTGATGGCATACGATTATTGAGTGTTTGTTCCATTTCTTTTGCCTCAATTAGAGTAAGGGGCGCATTTTAAGCGCCCCTTTTTTGAAAGTTTGTCCGCAAAAAATAGGCTCATATTTTAAATAGAATTAGAGTAAGTCAATCCAGTCACCAACGTTATAGCTGACACTTGACACATAGGCTGGATCTTCTATTACCATCCGACCTTTGCCTTCTTCTTGACTACTCCACCAACTATAGCCTCTATCATTCATCGCTGGATAATCTTCGCCGCCATCATTGGTATGATCGACGTTAGCCGATGGATTTGAGCAATAACCGCCGATATCTTTACCCCAAGGGCTAAATCCATCAGCAGTCGTCGTCATAAAGTGAATGAAAGCGCATGAAGTCCATGGATAGGGTGAACTCTTCAATACTTGCAAGTAGTGCTTGTACATAAAGCCACCAACACCCTGATAGCCTGTTTGGTAAGCCGCAATCGTAACATTCTTCTTTGAAGCTTCGGCGGTTTCTTCAACTGACCGTAATTTACTGTAAGCAATCAAAGCCGATTGACCGGCCGCGCTGGTTTGAACAAGACTATTGCAAATCGGGCCATCATCCGTTTGTTCATTGTATTGGTTAACCCAGCGCTTAATCCAAGCCAGTGAGTACTTTGCATCGGGACTTGATAATCCCAAATCGGTAACGGTTTCCGTCATTGCATCAATCTCATCGTCAAAATTTTGGGAACCATTCTCTAATTTGTAGGCTTCATAGGCTTGTTTCATAATAGCAGCGTAGTGTTCGTTAGTGAGCATATAAAGGAAGTTCTTTCCGACCGGCTCACTATCAACGCCCATAAACATTGGCGCGCTGCCGTCTTCAACGAAATCCCAAACGTTGCTATAATCGACATTTTCGCCTAAGTTATTAAACATGAAAACTTTATTCAATGATTGAAGGGCGAATGGATGTCCATTTTCCTCTTCGTTTCCCGCCCATTCCTTTGGAATGTAGTTTAATAGATACCCAGTATTGAGCATCTTGGATTGAATTTGATTTCCATCCTGAATCAAAGTCATTGACAAAACATGGTTACTCGCCCGTACATCGGCTGAAATTTGCGAAAAAATCTTGTTGTTCTTCGGTTGACTCCAGTTGATTTTTCCGCTGAAATCCTCCTTATAACCGGGGAACTCTTGCCGAATAGCCTCATCCACAACATACGTTTGTGTCGAACTATCATACTTTTTGCCTTGCAAATATGCGAGGAAATACTCTTTCGCCGTTTTGCCGCGGGAAGAATTTCCTACCGCTTCCATCGTCTTGCCGTCCAATTCTTCAATCGCCTTGGCATATAGTTCATTGCGGTCCATTTTTTCCGCTTCTGCAACGATGTCAGCAACCCGTGTATCTTCACCACTTGAACCACACGATGCTAAGGTCATTACAGTCAAAACACTGATGCCTAAGGTCAAAATCTTCCTAGAATTAGCCATTTCTTTGTTTCCTCCTAAAAGTTTTAGGCTTATTGATGGGTATAAGAAAATAGCCAAGTGGTTCCTGCGGACCTCGGATATCATTAACTATTTCTTATTCCTTTTTCAACATCTAAATTGTATGGTGTAAGCGTTTACAAGTCAACCGATTTTTCGCGTTTTTCGCATACATGTATTAAAAAAAGCAAATTTTCGCTCTTTAACGAAACTCGCTATCCAGCTAAAATTTGCTTTATAAATTATCCGATAAATACCTATTCTTTATTTACGGGTTGAAAACGCCAATGATAAACTAGAAATAAATCCCAATCCGGCACCAACCCCAGCTAAAATGGAAAGAAGACTTAATTCATAATCCATATCTTGTAAGGTGCTTATTTGGTTGACTCCAAGTACTGATACGCTGAACTCGCTCATGGTCGGTATCGTAAAAAAGCCGATTGTAGAAATGATTAATGACAAAGCCATTAATAATGACAATCCACTAAGCAACTTCATTTTTCCCATAAAAGCAGCGACGAGAATAAAAACCATGAGGACCAAAGGAAGTATATACCCGATGGCAAGGACAATATTTGCCTTCAAACTTCCGGTGAGCACAGAACTATTGATGTATTCTTTGCCGAAGGCCAAATCATATCCTTTTATGGAATCGGTAATATTTCCGGATGAATCTTTTAAAACAGCCCCGTCAAAGAACATTGTCACGAAAACAAATATGATAAAGACAAAAGATAAGAGCGCCAATAAAACTACATTCTTTTTTTTACTTTTTGAAATTCTTTTTGCCATATTATAGCCATTAAGGTTCTTTTGTTATTAAACCTTTATTTCCCTTTCGTTTTTATTTTACCAAAAAAAATAAGTTAATGGGAGTTTTTGCCTATATCCGAATAAATAAAAATCCCTAATCTCAAGTTGCTGAAAATAGGGATAAATGCTGATTAAATAAATCTTCATTATTTGCGTAATGAATGATTTGTGAACTATAAATTAAACTGCTAAAGGGGTGAACTTCAGCTTTTTTAAGACGACAATTAGGATAGCATTGGTCAACGAAATAATCGGCAATAAGATTGTTCCCGCATTAGCGTAACCACCAAACATCAACAAGAGAATCATCCATAATCCAAATTCAACAAACGCCAGTATAAACCGGGCATTGTGAATTCCTTTTTTATGAATGAAAACCAATAAAACGCTAAATAATGTCTGACTTAACATAACTAAGAATGCGAGTAAGATAATAAAGTTGCCCGATTGAAAGTTGGGTGAAGAAATCAATTCATAAACATTGGGTGAGACTGTAATCGTGGTTGTCGAACTATAAGGGGGAAATCCAGTAGTTATCGTAGCCGTAAGCGTTAAGTATGGCAGAGCATAAAGTAGCAATGAAATAACTAAATAGCCTATGCCCCAGAGCATATTAATATTTAAAAATATATGCTTAGCATCCCTGCTTGGTTTATTACTTTCAAATGAAGACTTTTGTTGACTAGAATCTACATCGTTTTCATCTTTAACTTCTAAAATAGTTCCATCCTTTTGCGTCTTGTCTTCGTTGAGCAAATAATCGATTGAACAATTAAACATTTTTGCCATCTGAATAAGCTTATCTGTTTCAGGAAGCGTTAAATCCGATTCCCACTTTGAAACTGATTGCCGAGATACACCTAGTAAATCTGCTAATTGTTCCTGAGTATAATTGTTCTCTTTTCTAAGACGTGTAATCTTTTCTCCCGTTCTCATAAGTAATCTCCTTTTCAACAACAATGTTAACAATACTAACTTTTTCATTCTATCATTTATAGGTTTCAAAATGTAAACTTTGGGTTGCTTTTTGACCAATATATGGAAAAAAACAAAAAATGTCGGCAAGATCCAATCGAAATATAACTTAGAGAGGATTAACTATTGATAAGCTGTCCACAAATTATTCTATTGATAGCAATTCACTTCAAATGAAAAAAAACATCGTATGTTTTATTACGTTTTCCTTTAAAAATTAGTTATTAACCGAATTGACAATCGCTTATTTGAAAACAAGTGAAAAAAATTACATCTAACACTAAAAATTATTTATTCATCATTTTTAAAATCTTTTTGATTCTTGGCCGATTGTATCGTTGAACGATAATACAAGGAAGGTTAACGATTAAAGCATAGGCAAGCATAATTAAAATAATGTAGGGAGGCGCGAAAAAGCCAAAAATCCAAAACGGCAATATAGCCAGCCAATGGGTCAGTTCGCCCCGTGCCGATTCGACAAGAAATAGCTCCAAGTTGTCTTTTGAGAAACTTTCCAGCCGCTTCTTTTTATATCCGCGTTTTTTAAATATTGCTCCGCCATCGGGTAGCAAATGCTTCCATTTTTTTACAGCAAATAAACGCTCATAAAGTTTACCTTCTAATTCAAACCGGTGCGAACGGTAAAAAAATGAGTCCGGGTCATACGCTCGATTAGGAATTGCTAGAGCAATAAGCGCACATGAAATTTGTAGCACGGGCCAAAGAGTGAAAAACAAGATAATCATCCATAAGGGAGACAAAAATACAATTTGCATATTTATCTTTTTCCGCTTATTGAGCGACCTTTCCATTTATATTTTAAATTAAAAATTTTAATAAAAAACGAAACAATAAAAACTAGAGTAAAGAATAAAACCAAAATTGGAAATAGAATGATTGCTAAAGGATTAAATCGCCCAATCTTGTGGCTTATAAAAAACAGTACGATCACCCAAAATAGATACAGACCACAATATAGAAGCAGCCATAATAAATCAAAATTAATTGCGTATAATATAACATTAGACGGGACCGAAATTAAGGAGGCTATAAATAAGAAAACCAACAAAAAATTAACAAAAGACATGCTGCTGGCACCAGAAGCGATATTTTTAGTCCAACCGTTAAATAGACTTTTAAAGCCATCCCCATACATTTGATAGGAAATATCGCCCTCACTAACATATAAATTATATTTTAATCCCGCTTTATCAAGAGCCTTGCCTAAAGCAATATCTTCAATAATTGAGTTCTTAACACTCTGATGCCCTCCAATACTGAAGTAATCATTCTTAGATATTAGAATTACCGGTCCAAATAATCCCGTGGTTTTCTTCCAAGGAAGAGAGACCCCATCAGCGGCGGTTTGAACAATATTAAAAATCACTGAAAATTGCTCATAGAGTTTCTTGGTTTGGTGATAGGGCTGAACCGATATGGTCGTGCAAACTTCCATTTGGGTTTTAATCAATCTTAATAACGCGTTATCAGCGAGTCTAACATCCGCATCAAGGAAAAGAAGAAAATCGCCTTTGGCAGCATCCGCTCCTGTTTGACATGCCCACGATTTGCCGAGCCAATCATCTGGTTTTTCTTCAATGCTAATTACTTTAACCGCAAAGCTTTTTGCTATCTTTAGGGTGTCATCACTAGACATATCGTCCACCACGATTACTTCAAAAGGAGGTAAAGATTGTTTTTTTAAGTCATTAAGTAAATTAGCAATATTTCGGCCTTCATTTCGCGCGGGAATAATTACCGAAATCGATGGAGCGTTATCTATCTTCTTTCTAGCTAAAGATAAACGGGGAAAATGGTTAAAAAGAACGAGACACAGCAACAGCCCGATAACGGAAATTGCTAGTTCAACCATCGGCCTTATCATTTCTTTTTTCTCCTAAAGCGTTTCTTAATTTCATCCGCGGCCAGTTTGCCCGTTAAGATTGACACTGGCAACCCAGACGGGCTAAAGGTCCATGCCCCACATTGATAAATATCTTTAAACGGGGTCCTAATTGAGTTTTTAATCTTTTGGAAACGATTTTCGGAGGGCATGACTTTATTAGCGAAGGACCA contains the following coding sequences:
- a CDS encoding iron ABC transporter permease produces the protein MEQTLNNRMPSPAFRRFRKIMNFFKKPQNVILLILGILLSIFTIVPIVAIVRDAFVIHTGTIESDSTGRVDGYTLWNFIDLFTGPLAKKNLWVPLGNTLAMSVIACFTALLFGGLVAYLITRTNLKYKKYISSIFIFPYIMPQWTLAMVWRNLFNSASVTGGADGLLAALFNIRLPLWWCSGLFPSAIVLGLHYAPFAYILIGGIFKNMDANLEEAATILNTPRWKIFTRVTLPMVKPAILSTILLVFSSAMGSYPVPHYLNFTTMATRYVEINGSRPGASSIIAIIMMLIGVGILLVNQASTSGRKQYTTVTGKSGQASKINLGKIGKYAVGVVLIVATFFTSIYPIISFTMETFLPNPGDYSGFTLKWWTTSNAGGENGLYGNLGILYNKEIWNSFLGTLRVAFVASILAGTIGFLVGYAVSKSRKSKWAGYVNGIAFLPYLLPSLAVGAAYFVIGLEFSIWGTYLLFILVGTIKYIPFSSRSSLNAMMQISGEIEEAGIIQNIPWWKRMLKIVVPIQKTSIISGYLLPFITAMRELTLFMMLGPMGMIVTTMLDYYDEMGLYAFSSGINLILIITILLCNWLINKLTGASLDKSIGG
- a CDS encoding helix-turn-helix transcriptional regulator, which produces MRTGEKITRLRKENNYTQEQLADLLGVSRQSVSKWESDLTLPETDKLIQMAKMFNCSIDYLLNEDKTQKDGTILEVKDENDVDSSQQKSSFESNKPSRDAKHIFLNINMLWGIGYLVISLLLYALPYLTLTATITTGFPPYSSTTTITVSPNVYELISSPNFQSGNFIILLAFLVMLSQTLFSVLLVFIHKKGIHNARFILAFVEFGLWMILLLMFGGYANAGTILLPIISLTNAILIVVLKKLKFTPLAV
- a CDS encoding glycosyltransferase family 2 protein, which codes for MIRPMVELAISVIGLLLCLVLFNHFPRLSLARKKIDNAPSISVIIPARNEGRNIANLLNDLKKQSLPPFEVIVVDDMSSDDTLKIAKSFAVKVISIEEKPDDWLGKSWACQTGADAAKGDFLLFLDADVRLADNALLRLIKTQMEVCTTISVQPYHQTKKLYEQFSVIFNIVQTAADGVSLPWKKTTGLFGPVILISKNDYFSIGGHQSVKNSIIEDIALGKALDKAGLKYNLYVSEGDISYQMYGDGFKSLFNGWTKNIASGASSMSFVNFLLVFLFIASLISVPSNVILYAINFDLLWLLLYCGLYLFWVIVLFFISHKIGRFNPLAIILFPILVLFFTLVFIVSFFIKIFNLKYKWKGRSISGKR
- a CDS encoding glycosyl-4,4'-diaponeurosporenoate acyltransferase, giving the protein MQIVFLSPLWMIILFFTLWPVLQISCALIALAIPNRAYDPDSFFYRSHRFELEGKLYERLFAVKKWKHLLPDGGAIFKKRGYKKKRLESFSKDNLELFLVESARGELTHWLAILPFWIFGFFAPPYIILIMLAYALIVNLPCIIVQRYNRPRIKKILKMMNK